DNA sequence from the Streptomyces sp. HUAS 15-9 genome:
GACCCGGAGTTGGCCGAGACCGCGCTCGGCAAGATCGAGGCCGAGGTGGGTCAGGTGTACGCGGCCGTCGACCAGGACGGGGTGGACGGGCTCACGCTCATCGAGCCGGGGTATCTGATGCCGCACCCCACCCTGCCCGCCGTACGGGTCCAGCGGCGCGACGATCTGTGGTGCGAACCCATCAGCAAGGTCCTGCTCCGCCATCACGCGCTGTCCGACGACGAGTTGGCGGCGACTGCCCGTGATGTCGTGGGTTCGCTGGCGACGGTCACCATGTCCGGGCCGGGGACCGTCGAACTCCAGCCGTGCGGCATCACGAAGGCGACCGGTCTGGCGCTGGCCGCCGAACACCTGGGGCTGAGCGCCCGGCGGGCCATCGCCTTCGGGGACATGCCCAACGACATCCCGATGTTCGACTGGGCCGCCCGCGGTGTGGCGATGGCCAACGCCCATCCCGAACTCAAGGCGGTGGCCGACGAGATCACCTTGTCGAACGAGGACGACGGCATCGCCGTCGTCCTCGAAAGACTCTTCGCGTAGCTCTCCCGTTTCGGGGGGGCCGCCGGTACTCCCCGAAACGTCCGTCAGTACGCGCCGAAGACGTTGTCCATCGAGCCGTACCGCGCGGCCGCGTAGTTGCAGGCGGCGGTGATGTTGGCGACCGGGTCGTAGATGTCGAACGACGTCCCGACCACGTGGTACGCGTTGAACGTCGGGTCGATGACCTGGAGCAGGCCCTTGGACGGGATGCCCTTGGCCGCGTTGGAGTCCCACAGGTTGATGGCCCGCGGGTTGCCCGACGACTCACGCATGATGTTGCGGTAGATGCCGTTGTACGAGCCCGGAATGTGCCGTTCCTTCATGATGGCGAGGGACTCACGGATCCAGCCGTCGAGGTTGTTCGGGTAGCCGGCCAGGGTCGTCTCGGCCGTGGCGGCCGCGGCGGGCGTGGCGGCGGGGGCGGCCGAGGCCGTGGTCGCGCCGATGAGCGGGAGGGCGAGCACCGCGGCGCCGGTGCCGACGACGGCGAGCTTGCGGACGAGGCGGTTGGTGCGGCGGGGCTGAGCGGCAGCGAACATGGGGGACTTCCTCTCCGTCGCCTGCGAGGTGAGCTGTCGGGTTCGGGCGGGGAGGTGCCCGGCCGTGCCGCCCTGAGGCTGCGCGACTTCACCCCGAGCCGTTCCGTGCGACGTGTGTCGTCCGGTCCGGCGGTCTACCTGGGTCCCCCGCTCCTGCCTACGCGAATGAGTTCGTCGATGGGTTACGTCGGGCGGCGGCAGGATTCGGCGTTCCGCCTGACTGGCCCGGAAGCTATGCGAGAGCACATGTCGGGAACAAGTACCTGATTCACAGAACGCACCGATTGACCTTGGTGTGAGGCGTATGGGGCACTTGATCCTTTGCGGTTGCACAGCCTCAACTGGCCGGTGGGAAAAGGGCAAACGGGTGTTTGGGTGGATGTGAGCCGACATGAGGTGGCGTGACCCAACTCACGGAATAACATTCACGGCAAATCAGACATGCAGGTCACAGGGGGTTCACGGGGCTCCGCCGGACGCGCTTCTCCCACGTCCGGTGGAAGACCACCTCGCCGCCCTCCGCGCAGATCACCTCGTCGGAGACGAGGAAGTGTTCCGCGTCACAGGTGATGTCCGACCGGGTCCTGACCGTCGTGTCCCAGGCCGACTCCGGACGGTGCAGCCGGATCGACCACTCCGAGTGGGTGCGGGCCGACAGGGGGTCCTTCTCGGTGATCGTGTACGTCTCCCGCGCGTCCTCGGTGCACTCCAGTCCGTCGGGGTACTGCCGCGTGCCGCCGTGGCGCGGGTCGACCTCCAGACGCCACTCGCCCTTCGCCAGGTCCCGCACCACCAGCCGCTCGGGGCGCGGTTCGTCGAGCGTGGGCGGGAAACTGCTGCCCAGCGGCTCCGCCTGCTCCGGCTCCTCGAAGGTGATCGTCGGGTCCGGCGTCCGTTCGCGCACCGGCAGTTCGAGCGAACTGCCCGCCGGGTCCAGGGTGAAGCCCGCCGCCGAGTCCGGCTCGGGCCAGAGCCAGGGCCAGTACACGGAGGAGACGGCGAGGCGGATGCGATGGCCGGGCGGGAAGACATGGCCGATGCCGCTCAGCTCGAAGGTCACGTCCTGCGTGGTGCCCGGCGTCCAGGGCACCGACCGGTCGTCGCCGTGGCGCGCGGACAGGTTGAGCGCGCCCCGGGCGACCAGCGTCGAGGCGCCGTCCGGGGCGACGTCGCAGATCCGTGCGACGACCTGGCCGCGCGGCACCCGGGAGGTCAGCCGCAGCCGCACCCCGGGCCGCCCCAGCACCCAGGTCTCCTCCGTCACCGCGAACTCGAAGCAGACCGAACGGGCGTCCTCCTCCCGCTGGTCGGGCGGCAGGTCGGCGTCGTTCCCGATCGGGACGAGGCGGCCGGCGTCGATGCCGGTGTGCATCGGGGACCGCACGAGAACGGGGGCGCCCCGGAGCCGGTGCGTGATGCTCGTCACGTGGGGTGAGGGCCACTGCGGCTCGCCGACCCAGCGGCCGGAAAGGGTGTCGTAGGTCGTGGCCGGCGGACGGGAGTCGAGGACGTACGCGCGCAGGAGCGGCCGGTCCAGGGGGTCCGCCGGGGCGGAGGCG
Encoded proteins:
- a CDS encoding HAD family hydrolase, with the protein product MAAPPAYSLVATDLDGTLLRGDDTLSDRSRAALARTVGAGAQHLVVTGRPAPRVRPLLDELGSRGLAVCGQGAQLYDAGADRLLWSVTLDPELAETALGKIEAEVGQVYAAVDQDGVDGLTLIEPGYLMPHPTLPAVRVQRRDDLWCEPISKVLLRHHALSDDELAATARDVVGSLATVTMSGPGTVELQPCGITKATGLALAAEHLGLSARRAIAFGDMPNDIPMFDWAARGVAMANAHPELKAVADEITLSNEDDGIAVVLERLFA
- a CDS encoding transglycosylase SLT domain-containing protein, whose amino-acid sequence is MFAAAQPRRTNRLVRKLAVVGTGAAVLALPLIGATTASAAPAATPAAAATAETTLAGYPNNLDGWIRESLAIMKERHIPGSYNGIYRNIMRESSGNPRAINLWDSNAAKGIPSKGLLQVIDPTFNAYHVVGTSFDIYDPVANITAACNYAAARYGSMDNVFGAY
- a CDS encoding CocE/NonD family hydrolase — protein: MHIRTSFPYETTHDDIRVPLPDGTRLYARVWRPLTDEPVPALLEYLPYRLTDCTAPRDAQRHPWYSGHGYASVRVDVRGHGNSEGRPADGYSGTTAADGAEVVNWLAAQPWCDGGVGLFGVSGGGFDSLRVAALAPEPLKAVVTVCSTDDHYDNDVHRLGGSVLAAGTHARSAALLAFACRPPDPRYAGEAWRDMWLERLEAVGPLAHTWLAHPTRDDYWHRASVREDYGAIRAAVLAVGGWHDPYHDTVLRLVEHLPRDRVRGIVGPWPHEYPDRDRPPGPAIGFLQETLRWWDRWLKDGSPSDGASAPADPLDRPLLRAYVLDSRPPATTYDTLSGRWVGEPQWPSPHVTSITHRLRGAPVLVRSPMHTGIDAGRLVPIGNDADLPPDQREEDARSVCFEFAVTEETWVLGRPGVRLRLTSRVPRGQVVARICDVAPDGASTLVARGALNLSARHGDDRSVPWTPGTTQDVTFELSGIGHVFPPGHRIRLAVSSVYWPWLWPEPDSAAGFTLDPAGSSLELPVRERTPDPTITFEEPEQAEPLGSSFPPTLDEPRPERLVVRDLAKGEWRLEVDPRHGGTRQYPDGLECTEDARETYTITEKDPLSARTHSEWSIRLHRPESAWDTTVRTRSDITCDAEHFLVSDEVICAEGGEVVFHRTWEKRVRRSPVNPL